One genomic window of Parabacteroides pacaensis includes the following:
- a CDS encoding FecR family protein, with the protein MKTDKEYIDYLIISFLNHSLPEEDLKYLYEWAKERKENKEYLLSFQKTALLLDSRRWKKYNSRLAYQSFLKRQGKKVPNRLIRFAGMFTKYAAILVICCFAGLYFYSHFQPNLSKEKEIVVCIPNGEYSFFYLPDSTEVWLNAGSQFRYTTGYGINNRNVFLKGEAYFSVKKHRKLPFIVKTDSISVKVYGTKFSICNYPGMETVKVALEEGKIALNFSAVDSTLFVKPQEEIIYKKGKAGYFKKYIDNQNVAGWRKGNLRFDEESLGDIIQTLERQYNVNIQIEKSSYYKKIFYGSFSTRQSITEVLDIMCDGIDLQYSYKNNTYIIHSKK; encoded by the coding sequence ATGAAGACGGACAAAGAATATATAGATTATTTAATAATTTCTTTTTTAAACCATTCTCTCCCCGAAGAGGATCTAAAATATCTTTATGAATGGGCAAAGGAGAGAAAAGAAAACAAAGAATATTTACTTTCTTTTCAAAAGACAGCACTCCTCCTAGATTCTCGCAGGTGGAAAAAATACAATAGCCGGTTAGCTTATCAATCTTTTTTGAAGCGGCAGGGAAAGAAAGTTCCAAACAGGTTGATACGTTTTGCCGGAATGTTTACAAAATATGCTGCCATTTTAGTGATTTGTTGTTTTGCAGGACTTTATTTTTATTCTCATTTCCAACCGAATCTATCTAAAGAAAAAGAGATTGTAGTATGTATACCTAATGGAGAATATTCATTTTTTTATTTGCCGGACAGTACGGAAGTTTGGTTGAATGCCGGGAGCCAGTTTAGATACACTACAGGATATGGAATAAACAACCGGAATGTGTTTTTGAAAGGAGAAGCTTATTTTAGTGTGAAGAAACATCGGAAACTCCCTTTTATTGTTAAAACGGATTCTATTTCTGTAAAAGTATATGGAACTAAGTTCTCCATATGTAATTATCCAGGTATGGAAACCGTCAAGGTTGCATTGGAAGAAGGTAAGATCGCATTAAATTTTAGTGCTGTAGATTCTACGCTCTTTGTAAAACCACAAGAAGAGATTATTTATAAAAAAGGCAAAGCCGGATATTTTAAAAAGTACATCGATAATCAAAATGTAGCAGGTTGGAGAAAAGGAAACCTACGGTTTGACGAAGAATCGTTAGGAGATATAATACAGACGCTCGAACGACAATACAATGTTAATATCCAAATAGAAAAATCCAGTTATTACAAAAAAATATTTTATGGTAGTTTTTCCACCCGCCAATCCATTACAGAAGTCTTGGACATTATGTGTGACGGTATCGATCTTCAATATTCCTATAAAAACAATACATACATTATTCATTCAAAAAAATAA
- a CDS encoding RNA polymerase sigma-70 factor, which translates to MNEFDLVEGIKQGKNEAYKYLFTHYYSILCQIAYEFVEDDFISQSIVSDVFFKLWERREKLYIDKSIQRYLIKAVKNTCLDYLNSNAYKKEHSCSQELRDLLFETLADENVTPLENLSSKELENQIDSLLASLSPETRRVFILNRFYNLSYILIAEKLGISVNTVKYHIKKALAYFHTHLKDYLKLLLLFMFK; encoded by the coding sequence ATGAATGAATTTGATCTTGTAGAAGGTATAAAACAAGGCAAGAATGAGGCTTATAAATATCTGTTTACACATTATTATTCGATTTTATGCCAAATTGCTTATGAATTTGTAGAAGATGATTTTATTTCCCAATCCATTGTAAGTGATGTCTTTTTCAAATTATGGGAAAGAAGAGAAAAGCTTTATATCGATAAATCTATCCAACGCTATTTGATTAAAGCCGTAAAGAATACTTGCTTGGACTATCTAAATAGTAATGCTTATAAAAAAGAACATTCTTGTAGTCAAGAATTAAGAGACTTACTTTTTGAAACGCTAGCCGATGAAAATGTTACTCCGCTTGAAAACTTGAGTTCAAAAGAACTAGAAAACCAGATAGATTCTTTATTAGCTTCTCTTTCACCGGAAACCAGACGTGTTTTTATATTGAATCGCTTTTATAATTTATCGTATATATTAATTGCTGAGAAATTAGGAATATCTGTAAATACGGTTAAATATCACATAAAAAAAGCATTAGCCTATTTTCATACCCATTTAAAAGATTATTTGAAACTGCTTCTTCTTTTCATGTTCAAATAA